ACCCCTGACTATCGTTAAACTCGTTAAACTCTAACCGTCGTCCTGCAGTGAGAAGAGGTGTGAGCGGCTCACAGAGGAACTGGCCAATCAGAAAGCAGAATTCTCTCATCAGCTGCAGAGCCTCAGGGCGGAGCTGGAGTCTGAGGGCAGAGCTCTGCGAGGGGGACTAGAGCTGGAGTCTGAGGGCAGAGCTCTGCGAGGGGGACTAGAGGAGAGACGAGGTGAGAAATCAAACTTCTTATTGATTATCatcataatcaattaatcaatgttTTAGTGAAACATTCAAAgggttaaactgtgtgtgtctgtgtgtgtgtgtgtgtgtgtgtgtgtgtgtgtgtgtgtgtgtgtgtgtgtgtgtgtgtgtgtgtgtgtctctgtgtgtctctgtgtgtctctgtgtgtctctgtgtgtctctgtgtgtgtgtgtgtgcgtgtgcgtgtgcgtgtgtgtgttacaggtgaTCTTCTAGAGGAAACTCTCCTTCAGACTAAAATCGTCCGACAAGGTAAAAACTTGGTAAAAACATTTTACTGATGAAACTGAAGAAGTTTGTTTGACTCCTGTTTCTCCTCTGTGACAGAGCTGGAGCGTCTGAAGGAGaacctgctggaggaggagaacctggaggaggagaacctgctggagaaggaggaggagaacctgctggaggaggagaacctggaggaggagaacctgctggagaaggaggaggagaacctgctggaggaggagaaggagaaccTGCTGGTGGAGGAGAACCtgctggagaaggaggaggagaacctggaggaggagaaggagaacctgctggaggaggagaaggagaacctgctggaggaggagaaggagaacctgctggtggaggaggaggagaacctgctggaggaggagaaggagaacctgctggagaaggaggaggagaacctgcagaaagaggaggaggaggagaacctGCAGAGGAAGGAGCAGGTGGATGAGGAGAGGACAGTGTCggtggtggaggagctgaagcaGGAGCTCCAGAGAGTGCaggggaggagcaggaggagcagagagttTGAAGCtgtaaagagagagatggagagactgaaGGAGACAAAGACTCAGGTGAGAACTCGTCATGTGACCGACTCCGGGCGTCGTGTGACTAACGTTAACTCAGGCGTCACGTGACCGGCGTTAACTCCGGGCGTCGTGTGACTAACGTTAACTCAGGCGTCACGTGACCGGCGTTAACTCCGGGGTCACGTGACCGGCGTTAACTCCGGGCGTCGTGTCACCGGCGTTAACTCCGGGGTCACGTGACCGGCGTTAACTCCGGGCGTCGTGTCACCGGCGTTAACTCCGGGCGTCGTGTCACCGGCGTTAACTCCGGGCGTCGCGTGACTAACGTTAACTCCGGGCGTTGCGTGACCGGCGTTAACTCAGGGCGTCGCGTGACTAACGTTAACTCCGGGCGTCGTGTCACCGGCGTTAACTCCGGGCGTCGTGTGACTAACGTTAACTCAGGCGTCACGTGACTAACGTTAACTCCGGGCGTCGTGTCACCGGCGTTAACTCCGGGGTCACGTGACCGGCGTTAACTCCGGGCGTCGTGTCACCGGCGTTAACTCCGGGGTCACGTGACCGGCGTTAACTCCGGGCGTCGTGTCACCGGCGTTAACTCCGGGCGTCGTGTCACCGGCGTTAACTCCGGGCGTCGCGTGACTAACGTTAACTCCGGGCGTTGCGTGACCGGCGTTAACTCAGGGCGTCGCGTGACTAACGTTAACTCCGGGCGTCGTGTCACCGGCGTTAACTCCGGGCGTCGCGTGACTAACGTTAACTCCGGGCGTTGCGTGACCGGCGTTAACTCCGGGCGTCGCGTGACTAACGTTAACTGCGGGCGTCGCGTGACCGGCGTTTAACGTTTGCTGTAGAATAAAACGACAGAGGAGCGTAAACAACAGATATTCATTCATTGATGGTTAATAATGGTTAATGGTTAGTGGATAGTGGTTAATGGTTAGTGGTTAATGGTTTATGGTTAGTGGTTTATGGTTAGTGATTAATGGTTAGTGGTTAATGGTTAGTGGTTTGTGGTTTATGGTTAGTGGTTAATGGTTcatggttagtggttagtggttagtggttattggttagtggttagtggttaatggttagtggtttatggttagtggttaatggttagtggttagtgaTTAATGGTTAGTGGTTAATGGTTAGTGGTTAATGGTTAGTGGTTAATGGTTAGTGGTTTATGGTTAGTGGTTAATGGTTAGTGGTTTATGGTTAATGGTTAGTGGTTTATGGTTAGTGGTTAATGGTTAGTGGTTAATGGTTAGTGGTTTATGGTTAGTGGTTAATGGTTAGTGGTTTATGGTTAATGGTTAGTGGTTTATGGTTAGTGGTTAATGGTTAGTGGTTAATGGTTAGTGGTTTATGGTTAGTGGTTAATGGTTAGTGGTTTATGGTTAATGGTTAGTGGTTTATGGTTAGTGGTTAATGGTTAGTGGTTAATGGTTAGTGGTTTATGGTTAGTGGTTTGTGGTTTATGGTTAGTGGTTAATGGTTAGTGGTTAATGGTTAGTGGTTTATGGTTAGTGGTTAATGGTTAGTGGTTTATGGTTAATGGTTAGTGGTTTATGGTTagtggttaatggttaatggtttATGGTTAGTGGTTAATGGTTAGAGGTTAGTGGTTAATGGTTAGTGGTtaatggttagtggttagtggtttATGGGTAGTGGTTAATGGTTAGTGGTTTATGGTTAATGGTTAGTGGTTTATGGTTAGTGGTTAATGGTTAGTGGTTTATGGTTAGTGGTTTATGGTTAATGGTTAGTGGTTTATGGTTAATGGTTAGTGGTTTATGGTTAATGGTTAGTGGTTTATGGTTagtggttaatggttaatggttaatggttaatggtttATGGTTAGTGGTTTATGGTTagtggttaatggttaatggttagtggttaatggttaatggttagTGGTTTATGGTTAGTGGGTAATGGGTAGTGGTTAATGGTTAGTGGTTtatggttaatggttaatggttagtggtttatggttagtggttaatggttagtggtttatggttaatggttagtggtttatggttaatggttagtggtttatggttaatggttagtggtttatggttagtggttaatggttagtggtttatggttagtggttaatggttagtggttaatggttagtggttagtgggTTAATGGTTAGTGGCTAGTGGTTAATGGGTTAGTGGTTAATGGTTAGTGGTTAATGGGTAATGGTTAGTGGTTAATGGGTTAGTGGTTAATGGGTAATGGTTAATGGTTAGTGGTTAATGGGTTAGTGGGTAATGGGTAATGGTTAGTGGTTAATGGGTAATGGGTAATGGTTAGTGtttagtggttagtggttaatgGTTAGTGGTTAATGGGTAATGGTTAGTGGTTAATGGTTATTGGTTAGTGGTTAATGGGTAATGGTTAGTGGTtaatggttagtggttagtggttaatggttagtggttaatgggtaatggttagtggttagtggttagtggttaatggttagtggttaatggttattggttagtggttagtggttaatggttagtggttaatggttaatggttagtggttaatgttagtggttaatggttagtggttaatggttattggttagtggttagtggttagtggttagtggttagtggttagtggttaatgggtaatggttagtggttagtggttagtggttagtggttagtggttagtggttaatgGACCAGTATAGTAACCCAGAGTGCATCCTCTGGTCCATCcggtggaaaaacaacaaagttaatctcatactgtgtgtgtgtgcgtgtgtgtgcgcgtgtgcgtgcaGAGTGTGCTCAGGTCCGGTGGGCGTGTTCTTAATCCAGAACAGGATGTTCCTGTGTCATCTCTGAGGTCCAACATGgctgacaggaagaggaagagcagtgAGGTGCAGGTGAGTGTGGCAGACATGCTGCAGCTTCTAATGGAAATAATGAGATGAAACACAAATGTTAAAAGAGAAATACGTCAGATGTAATTAAATTGAGaggaaaagggttagggttctagggtgAGGGTTCTAGGGtgagggttctagggttagggttctagggttagggttctagggtgAGGGTTCTAGGGTTGCTAATAAACCTAACAGAGTGACGGCTGACTGAACCAATAAGAAACCAGGATTAATGAAGCCTGactgttagcctggtctggagcagtctccatggtaacagagtaaatctccatggtaacagagtaaatctccatggtaacagagtaaatctccatggtaacagagTAAATCTCTGAGTCCCGGCTACATTCAGCCAGGATAATCAATCTTTATCcttttatcacaaaggaacgtttgaagcctcttaaacgtagagagggttctgccccccggaaccaatctgggagatggttccacaggagaggaacctgagaactgaaggttctgcctcctgttctacttttagagatactaggaaccacaagtagacctgcatgctgggagcgcagtgttctagtaggttcataaggttctatgagctgggagcacagtgttctagtaggttcataaggttctatgagctgggagcgcagtgttctagtaggttcataaggttctatgagctgggagcacagtgttctagtaggttcataaggttctatgagctgggagcgcagtgttctagtaggttcataaggttctatgagctgggagcgcagtgttctagtaggttcataaggttctatgagctgggagcacaatgttctagtaggttcataaggttctatgagctgggagcgcagtgttctagtaggttcataaggttctatgagctgggagcacaatgttctagtaggttcataaggttctatgagctgggagcgcagtgttctagtaggttcataaggttctatgagctgggagcgcagtgttctagtaggttcataaggttctatgagctgggagcacagtgttctagtaggttcataaggttctatgagctgggagcacagtgttctagtaggttcataaggttctatgagctgggagcacagtgttctagtaggttcataaggttctatgagctgggagcgcagtgttctagtaggttcataaggttctatgagctgggagcacagtgttctagtaggttcataaggttctatgagctgggagcgcagtgttctagtaggttcataaggttctatgagctgggagcgcagtgttctagtaggttcataaggttctatgagctgggagcacaatGTTCTAGTatgttcataaggttctatgagctgggagcgcagtgttctagtaggttcataaggttctatgagctgggagcacagtgttctagtaggttcataaggttctatgagctgggagcacaatgttctagtaggttcataaggttctatgagctgggagcacagtgttctagtaggttcataaggttctatgagctgggagcgcagtgttctagtaggttcgtaaggttctatgagctgggagcacagtgttctagtaggttcgtaaggttctatgagttctttcagatatgatggagcctgatcattaagagctttgaaagtgaggaggaggattttaaattctgttgtagattttacaggaagccgaTGCAGTAATATGATCGTTCTAGGGTTCTAGGGTtctagggttctagggttagggttctggagCAGCTGGTGAGTCTTTAGGGTTAGGTTCCTTACAGGCAGAGAACCGATCTGGATCTGCTGGTCTGTGTTTCAGGATCTGGTCTTCAGTGAGAACAAGAGGAACCGGCTGAGAACCAACAAACAGAACCAGGTGAGTAGTGATGTCATTCAGTGCTGACTGCTGATTGGCTGGACCTTGTAACAGAGACTTCTTCGTTGGTGCAGGAGCAGAAAGACGGAACCCTGCAGAAGATCGGAGACCTGATCCAGAACTCTCCGTCCCGGCTCCGCAGCAAAGGTTTGTGATTGGTTCTCTGACTGTTCCTGCTGTGCTGTGATTGGTTCTCTGACTGTTCCTGctgtgctgtgattggctgagctgacttcctgctgtgctgtgctgtgattggctgtagCTAAAACCATCATCGGGCTGGTCAGTGGACACCCGGTGGGAAAGGAGACGGTTACCACGGCAACCAAGGAGACGGTTACCACGGCAACCAAGGAGACAGTTACCACGGCAACCAAACTGAGACAAGGACGCAGGAAGCTGTTTCAGGGCGGCGTGACGACTCCGCTGCTCGACTCCCCGCAGGTCAGAAACCTTATCGCCATGGTAACTGATCtgctctgaccaatcagatcacAGGGACCCCAGACTCAGTATTGATCACTGATTAGACTCAGTATTGATCAGactcagtattgatcagtgatcagaCTCAGTATTGATCAGACTCAGTATTGATCAGactcagtattgatcagtgatcagaCTCAGTATTGATCAGactcagtattgatcagtgatcagaCTCAGTATTGATCAGACTCAGTATTGATCAGACTCAGTATTGATCAGACTCAGTATTGATCAGTTATCAGACTCAGTATTGATCAGACTCAGTATTGATCAGACTCAGTAGTGATCAGACTCAGTATTGATCAGactcagtattgatcagtgatcagactcagtattgatcagtgatcagaCTCAGTATTGATCAGACTCAGTATTGATCAGTTATCAGACTCAGTATTGATCAGACTCAGTATTGATCAGACTCAGTATTGATCAGATTCAGTATTGATCAGactcagtattgatcagtgatcagactcagtattgatcagtgatcagaTTCAGTAGTGATCAGACTCAGTATTGATCAGACTCAGTATTGATCAGACTCAGTATTGATCAGACTCAGTATTGATTAACTCTTTGTGTGTTCAGATGTCTGCGGTGgcggaggaggagaaagagagcgatCACCTCATCATTAAGAGACAGCTGCGCTCAAAGACAtgcaggaaatgacatcatcaggatgtgATGACACTACAGTGAACTTTtggatttttaaatatttgtacagTTTTGAtctgattttagttttttagctTTGATTCAAggattgtttttgttgctggTATCAATAAAGAGCTGAAGAGCAACAATGAAAAACTGAATCTGCTTCATGTTTCTACGGCAACAGAGAAGGTCCAAAAGTCTGAAACCGTAAATACAGGAAAGAgcttaataaagaaaatgtattagtattatttataataataataattataaatattattattattattattattattattattattattattattatcattagaaAGAGCAAACTGACTTTCAGCTTCAAAAACTTAAGTGACACATTTTCACCAGTTTgctaaataattaataatgaattaattctaattagggttagggggtcGAGGGGTCGGGGGGGTCGAGGGGGTCGGGGTCGAGGGGTTAGGGGTcgggggttaggggttgggggggttaggggtcGAGGGGTTAGGGGGTCGAGGGGGTCGGGGGGGTCGAGGGGGTCGAGGGGGTCGGGGGGttagagagaaacacaaagatgagACGCTTCATTTCATcgggtttatttttttatatttttatatttttttcattacagTTAAATTCTTGTTTCTTTAACTCAAAGCTGGAAACATGAAATACTTAAGAAGCAAAATTCAAGTTTTGATAAAACGTGTTTGGAGACATTTAACAAATTGAGTTCAGTTCAGGACGTCGTCACGGGAACacgtttgacctttgacctccagaCTGTTTCTGCGTTAATCAACATCGGAGTCATTTCATCGTCCTCCAGCACATCCTGACCTGATCCACCCGCTCATCCAGCTGATCAATAACACGATTAAGCCTTCTGATAGGagtcaggtcaaaggtcaggggtcaggtcaaaggtcaggggtcaggtgCATCAACTTGTCTTCTCTGACGGTTACCGCGGGAGACGAGCCGcagctaaaaaacaaaaaagaacgaTGAGGCGCCAACAGGAAGTTCACAATATAACGTCTCTGAGCTACGAGTCCTCCTTCCTGTAGGAGACGAAGCAGTCCGATTGGTCAGACAGACTGAGGGGGAGGGGCTCTGTGGTCACATGACTCCTCCGACGGCAGCGACGGATCCCGGCGGCGGCAGAGAGGACGAGCGCGCTGGCCAGCAGCGTGGAGCCGCTGAGGAAGAAGGTGGCCGTGTAACTTCCTGTGATGTCAACCAGCCAACCTACAGCAGGAGAagatgatgtcagagtgatgtcatcagtgtctGCGAGCAGCCAATCATATCTCTTGCTCCAAAGAGCCAAACAGATTCAGCGACAGTAAAATTCTTTTATAATTTgttaatttgattaattatttaatgtagAAGACAGCGAGTCTCCCTCACCTCCGATAGGCGGGCTGATGAGGTAGGGGATGGCGTGCAGGAAGTAGACCACgcccagagcagaggacagGTACGGCTCTCCCACCACGTCTGACGTCACCACGGGAATCAGCGCCACGTAGGCGCCGTCGAAATAACCGTAGAGGACGGCGAAGGGCACGAGGAGCTTGAAGGAGCGCAGCAGCGGCGTGAAGAGGCAGCACAGACCCTCCATCCACACCGAAAACACGTAGCACGCCACGCGGTGCGGCTTCAGATACctgcagagggttagggttcagactcactttaaaggaaggaagtattGAGGttaataatttattcattttattagaaACTCTGTCTGTTCATATATCTCAGAAGAAGTTACGTTGCAACTCTAACCACCTGAAGCCGTTCGGCCTCAAGTTTTATCAAAATGATAAAACTGTTATTTCTCAATTACAAGaaaaccaaaatataaaaacatcttcACATCTGACCAATCACTGTGCAAATCATACTTCCTGTCCGTCAGCCAGCCGAAGGTAATGTTCCCCACGATGTCAATGACTCCCAGGATGGACATGAGGAAGGCGGCGTGCTGGTGGCTGACGCCGACGCTCAGAGCGTAGGGCACCAGGTACACGAAGGGGAGGCTGCAGCCGCTGGCCAGGAACAGGAAGGACACGGCGAGCCCCAGGAAGTCCGGCAGCAGCAGGAACCGGAACTCCTGActggacaggaagcaggagcTGAAACACCACCTCCTCTGCAGCTGAGGGGCGGGACTTCCTGGCAACAGAGGCAGTGATGGCGGCGAGGATGTACCCGGTGACAAAACACTGTCCTCAGACTCTTTAGAGAGTTTAATGGCGAGCTCGTCATCAAGTGAGTGGACATTACCTTCAAAGAAGAAACAAATCAGGATTCACCAACAGACTGTGTTCACAGGATTCAGTAACCTCTTCTAGGAAGATGCGGTAgcataaccaaaaaaaaactaattcataattaaagctgcaagcagcgatgaatgAGCCCTCAGGCTGCATGTGGTAGCAGTCAAACTGGGAGTACTGGTTGTTCTATGAGGGCGGAGTGCCTCCTGTGAACGGTACGGTAAACAAGCacatgaaacaaataaaagattatATCTCCTCACCAAGTCGCTCTTCCCCTGTTGgcgccccctcctccccctcttcttcccgCACTGTGATTGGTCGAAGCAATGCCCCACAGACGCAGAGGTTGCCGACAAAGGCGCTGAGGACGAGCAGCGCCCCCCTCCATGAGTACAGTTCGATGAGCAGTTGCACCACCGGTGCCAGCACCAAGGTGCCGATCCCGCTGCCTGACATGGCGATGCCGTACGCCAGCGCCTTCCTCCGATGGAAGTAACAGCCGACCATGGCGATGGCCGGAGTGTAGCAGAGAGCAAAACCCAGACCTGAAAGCCGGGTCATTTCAATACAGTGAGGACATTTTATAAGAAGGCGCTCAGGATTGAGGTTAGGAGATGTTTTGCTGACCTGTCAGGATCCCCATGCTGAAGTAGAGCGTCTCCAAGCTGTTGGTGAAGGAGCTGAGCAGGAGGccgcaggaggagaggagaccaCCGAGCATCACCGCCACCCGACAGGACCAACGGTTCCCCACCAGGCTGCCCAATGGAGCTGTGTCACAATTGTTTCAATCAATATTAaatgtggttagggttagtgcccCCTACAGACTGCAGTGTTCATTACAGCCACAGACATTTCACACTGGAGCTCAAAACATTtgtcttcattcatttttcttcaaCACAAGAAGAAACCTGATACTGTTACTAATGAAAGTACTACTTCTGTCTctattgaaatatctcaactattGGATAGATCACATTCATGTTCCTCTCAGTCATAACTTTGATCTTCTGGTCAACATTTGATGCTTCGTTAGATCTTCTTGTTAAGGGAGCCACTACTTGTATCTGCAGTACTTGCAGCAGCAGTATCGTGACAGTGTGAGTACTAACCACAGAGCATGGTGGTGCAGTCCACCAGGCTGTGGATCCATGCTGTGGTTGAATAGTCGGCTCCAAAGTGAGCCTGAAACTCCACAAAGAAGATGGAGACGCATCTGCGGACAAACAGGAGTAACAGCAGCCAGTCAAGTATTGGTTATTGGTTATTGATTATTGGTACAGAACGAAATAAACATTCACATCAGCAATGTGAAAAAGGGTTCGGGTTACGCCCGCAGTGCacagtcagctgtgtgtgttatatCTGCTGTGTGGTTATGCATTGTGTAACAGTGACATGTAAACGCACACAAACTGGTTTTagcttatttttattctggACTCCAGGTAGAAACTCTTCCTGTTATGTAACATAACCctaacataaccctaaccctatgtcAGAGTCAGTAAGAATGATCTTCATCAACAAGAAGAAGGAGTCCTGGttctgatctcaacatcatggagtcagtctgggattaacATGAAGAGACTGGAACAGCTGagatatgtacagtatgttctaCTCATGGCTATATCTCTCTAACCCTAAGTCTAACCCTACCTCATACCTTTTCCTGCAGGATTAATAAAgtactagggttagggttagcagtcACCCTAATGTTAGTGAATGTGGCCCCAGGCTTTgctcctctaaccctaaccctcttcaGACCTTTATGGCGAGTTGATTCATGGTGTAAACAAGTAGTGGTGTTACTAGTTTAACTACATTTAGAGTTAGAGGGTAGGGGTAGGGGGTAGTAGGGTTAGGAGAGTAGgggggtaggggtaggggtaggggtagtagggttagggttaggggtaggagagtaggggtagtaggggtagggggtaggggtagggGGTAGTAGGGTTAGGAGAGTAGGGGTAgtaggggtaggggtaggggtagtaggggtagggttaggggtaggagAGTAGGGGTAGTAGGGGTAGGGGGTAgtagggttagggggtaggggtagggttaggggtaggggtagggggTAGTAGGGTTAGGAGAGTAGGGGTAGGTTTAGGGGTAGGGGtagtagggttaggggtaggggtagggggtagtagggttagggggtagggttagggttaggggtaggggtaggggtagtagtagtaggggtaggggtagtaggggtaggggaagggttagggttaggggtaggggtagggggtagtagggttagggggtaggggtaggggggtaggggggtagGGCTCAGCTCAGGCTGAGAATCACACAGTAGTCCGTGTACATAAGATGTTTCACCACCGGACTGCCAACTATACCCTAACCTAACCCAGCCAGTCTTCCAAGAGCTTAACTGTGTAGATAACTCATTAATGTAGGAGTAGGAGACAAGATGCTCCCCTGCAGGACAGGAGCTTGGctcaatgttttaaataatttccCATGATTCACCCGATTAAATGCCTTGGATGCATCTAAAAAGCACATAAACTGGACTTttaatggagcatttagcagcgaAGGAGCAGTTAGGGTTAGTTGGTAGAGAGCAGAAACAGCTGACAGGAACATTTAATGAATGATCatgttgatcagtaactgctggatgtggaaacaAGTTCAACAGATCAActgaaagatgaagaggagctCTGATATCAAtcagtgcaggtttaaagttaaatgttactataatatataattatatatatatatatatatatatatatatacatacatatatatataatataattatatatatatatatataatataattttatatatatatatatataatataaatactgtTTCTATTTTCTGCACGATAAATACTTTAACTGGAAATATGTCTTAAAggacttttatttgtaatggagTATGTTGTttaccatcagtgtgtgtgtgtgtgtctctgtgtgtgtgtgtgtgtgtgtgtgtgtgtgtgtgtgtgtgtctgtgtgtgtgtgtgtgtgtgtgtgtgtgtgtctgtgtgtgtgtgtgtgtgtgtgtgtgtgtgtgtgtgtgtgtgtgtgtgtgtgagtgtgtgtgtgtgtgtgtgtgtgagtgtgtgtgtgtgtgtgtgtgtgtgtttgtctctgtctctgtgtgtctctctgtgtgtgtgtgtgtgtctctgtgtgtctgtgtgtgtgtgtgtgtgtgtgtgtgtgtgtgtgtgtgtctctgtgtgtctgtgtgtgtgtgtgtgtgtgtgtgtgtcagagaaagAAGTGTTGACAGAAACAGAAGTTCACTCTCGTCATCACATTAGTAAAACCAGCTGGTTTAACTATTCATAGACTGACCCGCTgaagctgtactgtatgtcgTCATGATGTCtgctaaccccccccccccccaaccctgtACCTGCTCAGCCCCCCCCCAACCTTAACCCTGTACCtgctcagccccccccccccctaaccctGTACCTGCTCAGCCCCCCCACACTCACCTTCTCACCTGTTTCACCCTGcatctgtttttcattgtttattttaagtcacttactgtttcctgttttattttgaaatataatttattcTCTAGTTCACATACTTGACTTCCTGCCTGTTTCCCACCTGGGTGTTTGTCTACTCTGCCACTATTAGTTTCACCAGTCTCTCTTTAGACTGTGTCCCCTcgtttttatctttgttttatttttgctggAAAAATTGTCTCAAAACTCTCAACACAAATATGTGATAACAGACAGAAAGGGTTAAAGATTAAACATTGATTGTAGAGtaaggagggttagggtcagacaTGTCAACCTATATGACTACAGCCAGTGGCATAatttatatatacatgcatGTCACACGTCCTCAAGTGACAGGAAACTAAGGAGTCATAAATGATTGTTTGACACCTTACTATTGTTACACTAAAGCAAGGAAATAGCCGTGGTTATACTTCCCTAACC
This genomic window from Scomber japonicus isolate fScoJap1 unplaced genomic scaffold, fScoJap1.pri scaffold_600, whole genome shotgun sequence contains:
- the LOC128354799 gene encoding kinesin-like protein KIF20B → MKENKALINGMFQLQTQVTELQKQLIEQTVRSDSLSEQLDTSKTRLQELESQSEEKTNIVKSLTQEVGHLRQEVKEGEGQSSSVFHASMEQLKKESEAALQRSAQTCQLMEELQREKSRLEETLTHSEKRCERLTEELANQKAEFSHQLQSLRAELESEGRALRGGLELESEGRALRGGLEERRGDLLEETLLQTKIVRQGKNLKEEEEENLQRKEQVDEERTVSVVEELKQELQRVQGRSRRSREFEAVKREMERLKETKTQSVLRSGGRVLNPEQDVPVSSLRSNMADRKRKSSEVQDLVFSENKRNRLRTNKQNQEQKDGTLQKIGDLIQNSPSRLRSKAKTIIGLVSGHPVGKETVTTATKETVTTATKETVTTATKLRQGRRKLFQGGVTTPLLDSPQMSAVAEEEKESDHLIIKRQLRSKTCRK
- the LOC128354800 gene encoding monocarboxylate transporter 12-B-like, translating into MAPGKASALDGGWGWVIVGCCFMVTVCTRAVTRCVSIFFVEFQAHFGADYSTTAWIHSLVDCTTMLCAPLGSLVGNRWSCRVAVMLGGLLSSCGLLLSSFTNSLETLYFSMGILTGLGFALCYTPAIAMVGCYFHRRKALAYGIAMSGSGIGTLVLAPVVQLLIELYSWRGALLVLSAFVGNLCVCGALLRPITVREEEGEEGAPTGEERLGSPAPQLQRRWCFSSCFLSSQEFRFLLLPDFLGLAVSFLFLASGCSLPFVYLVPYALSVGVSHQHAAFLMSILGVIDIVGNITFGWLTDRKYLKPHRVACYVFSVWMEGLCCLFTPLLRSFKLLVPFAVLYGYFDGAYVALIPVVTSDVVGEPYLSSALGVVYFLHAIPYLISPPIGGWLVDITGSYTATFFLSGSTLLASALVLSAAAGIRRCRRRSHVTTEPLPLSLSDQSDCFVSYRKEDSCGSSPAVTVREDKLMHLTPDL